A segment of the Pirellulales bacterium genome:
TAAGCCCTGATCCATGAACGGGGCGCGATAACGCATGGCGTCGGCCAGGTCCCAACGCGTGATCGGGTTGATGTGATCGTCCCAACTGAAATAACGATCGCTGAGCGTGGGCGCGAGCGCGTCGATCGTCACCACCGCCACGCCGGCCTCGGCCAGACGCCTCGCCAACAGAAAACTCTGTCCCCACAAGTGCCGTCCGTAGCGATCACGCACCTGATCATTCTCATCGCTAATGTCAAAGGCATTGGCGACCGAGGGATTCGTCAGCATCCGCAAGGCCTGGCCCCGGAATTCGTCGACGCCGTCGAGCGAACCGCCAAGATCCAAGTCGCGTCGCAATCGGTCGAATTGCGGCAGCAACCCACGCCGCTGGTCGAGCCGTCCGGCATCAACGCCGGCAGCCAACGACAAGTTGGGTGGCTTATATCCCTTATCGGAAGGATCGCCGGCGGCCACCGCCGAGTGAGACAACCCCAGATACGTCGGCCGCGTCATGAATGGCTGCCGTGGAATGCCGACATAGTTAGGCAGACCATCGGGCCGGCTGCCGCGCAGCTTACTGGCCACCATGCCAAAATCGGGATGCTCGCTCCGCGCGGTCGAAGTAGGGTCAGGCCGCTCGGGCGTTTTGCCGGTGAGCAGCTCGATCGATCCATCGTTGTGCGCCGACATGTCGTGGTGCAGCGAACGAATCAACGAGATGCGCGAGCCGTGCCGCGCCTGCCGTGGAAACAACTCGCAGAGGTCCAGGCCCGGCACATCGGTCGCAATCGGGCGGAAGGGGCCACGATATTCGGCCGGCGCCTGCGGCTTCAGATCGTACGTCTCCAGATGGCTGGGCCCACCCCACATCCAAAACAGAATCACGGATGTGTTGCGCGTGGACTCGCCGGCGCGGGCCCGCGCGGCCAGCAACTGGTCGAGCCCCAATCCCCCCATACCGAGCGCCCCCGCGCGCAAGAACTCGCGGCGCGGCAGCGGGCCAGGGCAGAAAAAATTCATCGCACGACTTCCCAGGGGTGTGCGGCTGTGGGCGGGAACAAAATTTCACGCTTGCGGGCGGGTCCACAAACCTGCGACCGTCAGCCGTCGCCATATAGGACGCCGGGCTAGTTCGCAGGGCTGCGGCAAACTCCAGTAGTCTGCGGGGAACCACATTGTTTCGAGTCCGCGAAGGTAGGTCAACTTTTTGCCTGCGCGGGTGGCTGATTAATGCGTGCGCCCTGGGATATTGTATTTTTGAGCCGCAGCGTCCGTTGCGATGATCGCCAATCTCGGAGGACCGCCGCCATGTATCTCGCTCATCGGAAACGTGCGTTCCCACAGTCGCCCATCGCGAGGATCTCGGCATAGCGTGTCCCAGCCCGACTACTCATGTGCGAGCTTGCCAACCTGGATGTCGACAGTTCGAGTCCGTTTGCCCGCTTTATTTTACGGGGACGATGCATGTCCCGTGCACGCCGGCCCATCGCTAGCGTGCTGCTGCGCGCAATTTGTTGAGTAAGACCATCGGGACTGGTAGGCCAAGCAACACAAAATAGGCGTCGATGTGCTGATAGATCA
Coding sequences within it:
- a CDS encoding DUF1501 domain-containing protein, which encodes MNFFCPGPLPRREFLRAGALGMGGLGLDQLLAARARAGESTRNTSVILFWMWGGPSHLETYDLKPQAPAEYRGPFRPIATDVPGLDLCELFPRQARHGSRISLIRSLHHDMSAHNDGSIELLTGKTPERPDPTSTARSEHPDFGMVASKLRGSRPDGLPNYVGIPRQPFMTRPTYLGLSHSAVAAGDPSDKGYKPPNLSLAAGVDAGRLDQRRGLLPQFDRLRRDLDLGGSLDGVDEFRGQALRMLTNPSVANAFDISDENDQVRDRYGRHLWGQSFLLARRLAEAGVAVVTIDALAPTLSDRYFSWDDHINPITRWDLADAMRYRAPFMDQGLSALIEDVYDRGLSERILIVAAGEFGRTPRLVERDGLIGRDHWPGAQAALVSGGGLRMGQVIGATNSKGEFPADRPLTPQDLLATMYRHLGIDYRRPFVDLAGRPTPILGDGEPIRELV